CCCGCTGTCCGATTCCCGTCCGTGCAACATCGCAAGAAGACGAACAAGGAGGATCGATGGAAGCCGCCTCTCTGAAACTGGGCCTCGTCGGCAACTGCGCAGTCAGCGCGCTGATCGACGACCGCGCCCGCGTCGTCTGGTGCTGCGCCCCGCGCTTCGACGGCGACCCCGTCTTCCACGCGCTCATCGACTCCCCCGACGGCATCGGGCCTGACGGCACCTTCCAGGTCGAGCTGGAAGATTTTGCGCGCAGCGAGCAGTCCTACGACCACGGCACCGCCGTGCTGCGCACCCGGCTCTACGACACCCACGGCAACGCGATCGAAGTCACCGACTTCATGCCGCGCTTCTTCCTCAACGACCGCCCCTACCGCCCCATGATGCTGGTGCGCCGCATGCGCCCCATCCAGGGCCATCCGCGCATCCGGGTGATCCTGCGGCCCGTCATCCAATGGGGCTCCGCCCATCCGACCCGCACCCGCGGCAGCAACCACCTGCGCTTCGTCGGACCGGAAGGCACCATCCGGCTGACCACCAACGCGCCGCTGACCTACGTGCAGGAAGAGACGCCCTTCGCGCTCGACATGCCGATGAGCTTCATCTTCGGTCCCGATGAGACGCTGGACCGCGCCGTCGAGGACACCGCGCGGCTGCTCGAGGAGAAGACCATCAGCTACTGGCGCGACTGGACGCGCCGGCTCGCCATCCCGCTCGAGTGGCAGGAGGCGGTGATCCGCGCCGCCATCACGCTGAAGATGTGCCTGTTCGAGGAGACCGGCGCCATCGTCGCCGCGATGACCACCAGCGTGCCCGAGGCGCCGCACACGCAGCGCAACTGGGACTACCGCTACTGCTGGCTGCGCGACGCCTTCTTCGTGGTGCGCGCGCTCAACAGCCTGTCCGAGACCGGCACCATGGAGGACTACCTGCGCTGGATGCGCAACATCATCGGCCAGTCCAAGGACGGCCACGTGCAGCCGCTCTACGGCATCGGGCTGGAGGCCAAGCTGACCGAGTACATGGTCCCGCACCTGCGCGGCTACCGCGGCATGGGCCCGGTGCGCGCGGGCAACCAGGCCTACGAGCATTTCCAGCACGACGTCTACGGCAACATCGTGCTGGGCTCGGCGCAGTCCTTCTTCGACCACCGGCTGCACCAGCGCGCCGGCATCGATGAATTCGCGCTGCTGGAGCGCGCCGGCGAACAGGCCTTCGCCATCCATGACAAGCCCGACGCCGGCATGTGGGAGCTGCGCACGCGGGCGCGGGTCCACACCTCGTCGGTGCTGATGAACTGGGCCGCCTGCGACCGCCTGGGCAGGATCGCGAACGTGCTCGCGCTCCCGGAGCGCGCGGCCCTGTGGGCGGAACGCGCCGACCTCATCAAGCGGAAGATTCTCGACAACGCGTGGAGCGAGCAGCGCCAGGCCTTCGTGGAGAGCTTCGGCGGGAAGGACCTCGACGCCAGCGTGCTGCTGATGACCGAGGTCGGCTTCATCGATCCGATGGATCCCCGCTTCGTGAAGACCGTCGACGCGCTGGAGGCGTCGCTCTGCGACGGCCCCTACATGCGCCGCTACGAGGCGCCCGACGACTTCGGCAAGCCCGAGACCTCGTTCAACATCTGCGCGTTCTGGCGCATCGACGCGCTCGCGCGCATCGGCCGCGTCGAGCAGGCGCGGGAGCTGTTCGAATCGCTGCTCGCCTCGCGCAACCACGTGGGCCTGCTGTCCGAGGACACCCACCCGGTCACCGGCGAGCTCTGGGGCAACTTCCCGCAGACCTACTCGATGGTGGGCATCATCAATTGCGCGATGCGGCTGTCGAAGCCGTGGGACTCGGAGATCTGAGCGGGGGCCGCGCCTGCGGCCCCCGTTCGCTCAGGCCTGCACCATGCCGCCGTCGACGAACAGCTCGATGCCGGTGACGAAGGACGAGGCGTCCGAGGCCAGGTAGACCGCCGCCTTCGCGATGTCCTCCGGCTGGCCGATGCGGCCGATCGGCAGCTGCGAGGTCAGGTAGTCCAGCAGGCCTTGCTGGTTGGCCGGGTCGGGGCCGGCCAGTTCCACCAGGCCCGGCGTGTGGATCGGGCCGGGGGACAGCGTGTTGATGCGGATCGCGCGGCCCTTCAGGTCCAGGATCCAGCTGCGCGCCAGGTTGCGCACCGCCGCCTTCGTCGCGCTGTAGATGCTGAAGTTGGCCGTGCCCATCGAGCTCGTCGTCGAGCCGGCCAGGATCACCGAGGCGCCGCTGATCGCCTTGTCCAGCAGCGGCAGCGCCTTCTGCACGGTGAAGATCACGCCCTTGACGTTGCGCTCGAAGGTCTCGTCGACGTGCTGCTCGGTCAGCTCGCCCAGCGCGGCCATCGTGCCGCCGCCGGCATTGGCATAGAGCACGTCCAGATGGCCGTGGCGCTCGCCGACCTCGGCGTACAGGCGGTCGAGATCGGCCAGCTTCGTCGAGTCCGCCTGCACGCCGATCGCGTTCGGGCCGATCGCCGCCACGGCGGCGTCGAGTTCCGGCTTGCGACGGCCGGTGATGTACACGACCGCGCCTTCCGACGCGAAGGCCTTCGCCGCGGCGAGGCCGATGCCCGTGGTGCCGCCGGTGACGACGGCGACCTTGCCTTCAAGTTGCTTGCTCATGATTCGCTCCATTCAGGAAGTGGTGAAGAGGTGAGCGAAGCTTAAGAATTCGTCGAATCCGAATAAAGCCGTCGAACTCGACTTCTTTTTTCCCAATCCTGAATAATCAGGACCTCGACGCCGAGGAGCGTTGCCGACTCAAGGCGCGGGAGATCGATCAATGGACCAGCTGCTAGCCCTTCGCGTCTTCGTGCGCATCGCCGAATCAGGCGCGTTCTCGAAAGCCGCCGACGCGATGAACATCCCGCGCCCGACCGTGACCAAGCTGGTGCAAGACCTGGAGCGCCACCTCGGCACGCGGCTGCTGCAGCGCACGACGCGACGCGTGAGCGTCACGCCCGAAGGCGCCGCGTACTACGAGCGCGCGCGGCGTCTCATCGAGGATCTCGCGGAGATGGATGAACTCGCGGCGCAGACGCGTGCGCAGGCGCGCGGCCGGCTGCGCGTGGACGTCGGCTCGATCCTCGCGAACATGATCCTCATCCCCGCCCTGCCCGACTTCCGCGCGAGGCATCCCGAGTTGCACGTGGACCTGGGCGTCAGCGACCGCCACATCGATCTCATCAGCGAAGGCGTCGACTGCGTGATCCGCGGCGGCGAGCTGGCGGACAACACGCTGGTCGCGCGACGCATCGCGGACCTCGACTGGGTCACCTGCGCCAGCCCGGTCTATCTGAAGGCGCGCGGCGTCCCGAAGCATCCGTCCGAGTTGACCGCACGTGCGCATGGACCTGCTGACCGAGCACGCGTCCCGGGCCATGCAATCGCGGGCTACTTCTCGTCGCTGACGGGCCGGGCGTTTCCACTCGAGTTCCACCGCGGCGACGAGCGCCTCCAGATCGCCGGCGAAGCGGTGATGGCCGTCAACGAGAGCACCGCGCATCTCAGCACGCTGCTGTCCGGCGCGGGGCTGGGCCAGACCTTCCGCTTCGCGGCGACGCCGCATCTGCAGACCGGCGCGCTGCGCACCGTCCTCGACGACTGGACCCGGCCGCGTCATCCGCTGCACGTCGTCTACCCGGCGTCGCGGCACCTCAGCGCGAAGCTGCGGCTGTTCGTCGACTGGGTGGCGGAGGTGTTCGCGCCGTTCGACGACCGCCCGCCACGCTGAGGTCGCTCAACGCTGGGGCATCCCACAAATGTTTGCGTACCTACTTTTGTGAGCGCAAAAAGAAAGAGGCCCCGCACTGCGGGGCCTCTTGGAACTGGGGGCGTGAGCCAGTTGGATTGAGCAGTCAGACTGCGGCTTCCGCTTGGGTCGTGCCCCGCTAGAGGGTGGGTCAAACGTGTTGCCCGAAGAAGAATAATAAGTTGCATGCTTACCTCCGTCAATCCGCTGGAACGGGTCGCAGTGGGCCGCCTGTTGGAGTTCCTTTCTGACCGCATGCCCTGGCATCGATCACTGTGGGGCATCGGCATCGTGCTGGCGATGGATGAACTGTTCGAAGCATGCGAGGCCTTGCGACAGGGCCATCTCAGCGAAGCGTCCATCAAGCGCATTGCATCGTCGCTGCAGCGACGGGTAGGCGTTCACCCGGCGTTCTCCGAGTCGGAAAAAGTCTTTCTCCGCGAACAGGTCCGGCAAGTGCCTCGCGCAGATGGCGCCGCTCACTTTGGCATCCGCGAGCTTTCGTCCCGCGCTTCCAAGGACTATCTGCTGCGCTGGAGTCGAACGATCGCCAGCGGGAGCGGAAGGTTTACCGTTGAGCATTTCGCCCGAAGCGTGGCAGCCCATCTTCTCGATGCGGGATTTGCGGAGCAGTATCTGAACGACTTCATCCGCGCACGACTCGGCGCGGAGTCGCCAATCACACTGGCGCAGTTGTGTGAAGAACTCGCCGGAGAGATGGCCGCGAGCCCGCGACGTCCGTTCCAGGTGTTGCTCGCGTTCACCAGCATTCCAGAGCTGCGCAATGGCGTGCCAGCGAACTGGCTGCGCGGACCGGAGGTTCCTGCGTGGCTACAAGCCCATGACTTCGACACTGCGGACGTGCGAGCGCCCGTTGCGATGGTGCTGGATGTGATGGCCAGGGATGTCGTGGGGGCGGCGAAAGCCGCGCGTGATACTGTCGACCGATATGCCGCGCGGGCATTGATCGCGACCGGCAAGACACTGAACCGCTTTCCCCTGCTTTGGGTGGCCGGAAGCCCAACGCCGGCGCCCATGAGGTAGGCGTCGCGTGGGGTCGGCGTGAAAGAGCTGTTCCGCGAGGACCGGGTGTTCTCCTCGGAGGCGAATCAGAACGTCGATGCGGCACTCGAGTTGCTTGCACATCTTGAGGGGAGTTCACCGCCCGCAGCCGTCGCCGGCGGTTGGGCCGCCATCGAAGGATTGCTGGCGGATCCCAATGATCGGGCTCTCGCAGCGGACAACCTGGCGACGCTAGTCACCTGCTCTTTCCCGCGAGCTGAACTCACCGCCCTGTCGTATCGGGCACAACGCAAGCATCCGGACTCGACTCAAGAGCTGCAAGGGGTCAACGTCAATCGGGAGCGTTCCCGACTGGTCGCCAGGATGATCCTGGAAGGACGCATGCCGCAGTTGCCCTCGCTGGCAGATCAAGCGGCCGTTGCACGGCTCAGCAAGCTGCTCGGCAATCCAGGCCCTGAGCTCCAGACGATCAGGGACTCCATTGGCGATGCATTTCATCGCCTGTATCGCCAGCGCAACCTCATCCTCCATGGCGCGCGCTTGGATAGCGTGGCACTCACGGCAAGCCTGCGCACTGTCTCCAAGCTTGCCGGGGCGGGGATGGATCGGATCACCCATGGACACTACGTCAGCAGTTGAAACCGCTTGAGCTGGTAGCCAAGGCCAACCTGGCCATCGCGCTGGCGAGCCGGGAAGACCCGCTGGGATGCGTCGACTTGCTGGAAATCACCTAAGGGGACGCAAAGCTGTAAAGCCGGTCCATCACGGCGCCACGGGCGCCTTTTGTGCCAGCGCCTGAGTGACAGGCTTCGCCCGCAGCGCCCACACCACCGACGCGATCGACAAGCCGACGATGACCACGTTGCTCATCGCGAAGAGCACCGGCGCGAGCGTCGTGAACACCGGATCGTCGCCGCGTTCGGCGAAGCGCATCGTGCCGGTGGAGATCGCCGTCGCGCCGAAGGTGAAGGCCCAGTACGACAGCGTGAACGGCTGACGGATCCACGGCATCAGCCGCAGCACCATCAAGGCCTGCGCGATCGCGTAGCCCAGCAGCATGCGGGCGAACACGTCCGGCGGACCGACGGTGACCGCGGCGTAGGCCAGCAGCGAGACCGCCGGCGGCGCCATCTGGATGCCGATCGTCGGCCGCAGTGCCAGGGGCATGGGCTCGACGGTCAGCAGGCGGCCCAGGATGATGGACTCCTGGACGATCCAGGCCAGCACGCCGGCGCCGAAGAACAGCTGCCCCCAGCTCGGCCAGCCCAGCGCCGACAGGCCGATCGCGGACACGAGGTTGGTGCCGACCGTCGGCAGGTAGAGGACCGGCGTCGTGGTCTTCTCGTCGCGACCGCCCCGCCATTGGCCGCCGTGGCGCCACAGCCCGAAGAGCAGCGCGGTCACGGCGCCCGCGAGGATCAGCACCATGCCCACGCCGTGCGCATGCGGCAGAACGCCGATGCCCGCGAGCATCGTGGCCACCGGCACCAGGGCGATGAAGCAGCACAGGATGGGATGCGCGGCTTCGGCCTTGGCGGCCTCGCGGACCGCGATCCACTTGATCGCGAATCGGACCAGCAGCACCGCCCACACCGCCACGGCGACGGCCATCACGGACTCGCCGATCCAGGCCGGGAACCCCCACAGGCGCGCCGCCACGCGCCAGCCGTTGCCCAGGCCGGTGAGGCCCAGCACCATGCTGAAGTAGGAGGCGGGGACCGCCCATCGGGAAAGATTCATCGGGATGCTCCTGCGCGCGACCACCGGGCAGCGGTCGGACGAACGCACTGTAGAGTGAGAATCCCTGTCGCTGTGAAAAGGGCCGACGTCCTCTGACTGCGGAGGCTGCTGGCCCTCACCCCTGCCCTCTCCCGCAAGCGGGAGAGGGAGTCATCCGGTCAGCGCGGTGCACTCTCGCTCCCTCTCCCGCTTGCGGGAGAGGGTGGGGGTGAGGGCCAGAGGCGGTGGCAGTGCAACGGACTCCTTGCGCTCAGGTCAGCAGCACGCGCCGCCCGATCGCGGCGAGCGGACGCTCGACGACACGCTGCACGCCGGGGCGCAGCAGCAGCGGCTTCAGCGTCATGCGCACGGCCAGACCCATCGGCACGTTCGAACTGACGAGCTGGATGGCATCCTTCGTCAGCTGCTCGGCGTTGGCGATGGGCGCCGGGCCGCCGTCGACAGCGCCGGTGCGCAGACGCCCGTTCACCGCATGCCTCAACGCGATCGAGGCGTCCTCCTTGCGCAGCTCCAACGCGCGACGCACCAGGGCCGCCAGCACCTGGCCGCGATGCAGCCCTTCGATCTCGCGGTACTTGCGGAAGAAGGCGAAGAAGTTCTTGTAGTGCTGCACCTCGTCGCAGCGGATGCGCCAGAACAGGTCGCGCAGCACCGGCTCGTCCGTGGCCTCGTGCAGCGCCTGGTAGTAGGTCGTCGTGCCCATCTCGACGATGCAGCGCGCCACCATCTCCTGGCCGCGCGTGGGCTCCAGCTCGTCCATCGTGCACAGCCGCGCGTACTCCTCGAAGAAGCCGGCGTAGGCCGACTCCCAGTCGAAGCCCGGCCACACGTGACGCACATAGGCCTTCAACGCGGCGCCGTGCTGCAGCTCCTCCGGCTCCCAGTGATCGCGCAGCCAGGCGGCGACCTCGGGATCGTCGGCGAAGTGCTCGATGAGGTTGCGCGTGTACATGTCGCTGCCGCTCTCGATGAACGAGGCGCTGCACACGAGGAGGAAGAGCGCATCGTGCCCGCGCACGCGGTCGGGCTCGATGCGGGACAGGTCCAGGTCCTCGAGGGACCAGCGCAAAGGCGTAGGGAGAACAACGGTCATGACGCAAGGTCCGGCAATCCGTGTGCGTGTCATTCCAACAGGCCTCGGGTCCACACGGCGTTAAAGCCCCGTATCGTTGTGTCAAACGGTAGGGATCCCTGCGCCGACACGGTCAGGCCTCAGAATGGGGCGGTCCAACGATTTTCTCCATGGTCAGACGTTCGTCCACCGCCGCCCTCCGCAAGGCCTGGAACAAGGGCCTGCGCGCCGTGACGGGTCAGGTCGTGCGTGCCGCGACGAAGGCCGCCCGCGACGCGACGAAGGACGCCGTGCCCGGGCTGAAGAAAACGCCGCCGCATC
This genomic stretch from Mitsuaria sp. 7 harbors:
- a CDS encoding glycoside hydrolase family 15 protein, encoding MEAASLKLGLVGNCAVSALIDDRARVVWCCAPRFDGDPVFHALIDSPDGIGPDGTFQVELEDFARSEQSYDHGTAVLRTRLYDTHGNAIEVTDFMPRFFLNDRPYRPMMLVRRMRPIQGHPRIRVILRPVIQWGSAHPTRTRGSNHLRFVGPEGTIRLTTNAPLTYVQEETPFALDMPMSFIFGPDETLDRAVEDTARLLEEKTISYWRDWTRRLAIPLEWQEAVIRAAITLKMCLFEETGAIVAAMTTSVPEAPHTQRNWDYRYCWLRDAFFVVRALNSLSETGTMEDYLRWMRNIIGQSKDGHVQPLYGIGLEAKLTEYMVPHLRGYRGMGPVRAGNQAYEHFQHDVYGNIVLGSAQSFFDHRLHQRAGIDEFALLERAGEQAFAIHDKPDAGMWELRTRARVHTSSVLMNWAACDRLGRIANVLALPERAALWAERADLIKRKILDNAWSEQRQAFVESFGGKDLDASVLLMTEVGFIDPMDPRFVKTVDALEASLCDGPYMRRYEAPDDFGKPETSFNICAFWRIDALARIGRVEQARELFESLLASRNHVGLLSEDTHPVTGELWGNFPQTYSMVGIINCAMRLSKPWDSEI
- a CDS encoding SDR family NAD(P)-dependent oxidoreductase, translated to MSKQLEGKVAVVTGGTTGIGLAAAKAFASEGAVVYITGRRKPELDAAVAAIGPNAIGVQADSTKLADLDRLYAEVGERHGHLDVLYANAGGGTMAALGELTEQHVDETFERNVKGVIFTVQKALPLLDKAISGASVILAGSTTSSMGTANFSIYSATKAAVRNLARSWILDLKGRAIRINTLSPGPIHTPGLVELAGPDPANQQGLLDYLTSQLPIGRIGQPEDIAKAAVYLASDASSFVTGIELFVDGGMVQA
- a CDS encoding LysR substrate-binding domain-containing protein, with protein sequence MDQLLALRVFVRIAESGAFSKAADAMNIPRPTVTKLVQDLERHLGTRLLQRTTRRVSVTPEGAAYYERARRLIEDLAEMDELAAQTRAQARGRLRVDVGSILANMILIPALPDFRARHPELHVDLGVSDRHIDLISEGVDCVIRGGELADNTLVARRIADLDWVTCASPVYLKARGVPKHPSELTARAHGPADRARVPGHAIAGYFSSLTGRAFPLEFHRGDERLQIAGEAVMAVNESTAHLSTLLSGAGLGQTFRFAATPHLQTGALRTVLDDWTRPRHPLHVVYPASRHLSAKLRLFVDWVAEVFAPFDDRPPR
- the tehA gene encoding dicarboxylate transporter/tellurite-resistance protein TehA; translation: MNLSRWAVPASYFSMVLGLTGLGNGWRVAARLWGFPAWIGESVMAVAVAVWAVLLVRFAIKWIAVREAAKAEAAHPILCCFIALVPVATMLAGIGVLPHAHGVGMVLILAGAVTALLFGLWRHGGQWRGGRDEKTTTPVLYLPTVGTNLVSAIGLSALGWPSWGQLFFGAGVLAWIVQESIILGRLLTVEPMPLALRPTIGIQMAPPAVSLLAYAAVTVGPPDVFARMLLGYAIAQALMVLRLMPWIRQPFTLSYWAFTFGATAISTGTMRFAERGDDPVFTTLAPVLFAMSNVVIVGLSIASVVWALRAKPVTQALAQKAPVAP
- a CDS encoding ferritin-like domain-containing protein, whose product is MTVVLPTPLRWSLEDLDLSRIEPDRVRGHDALFLLVCSASFIESGSDMYTRNLIEHFADDPEVAAWLRDHWEPEELQHGAALKAYVRHVWPGFDWESAYAGFFEEYARLCTMDELEPTRGQEMVARCIVEMGTTTYYQALHEATDEPVLRDLFWRIRCDEVQHYKNFFAFFRKYREIEGLHRGQVLAALVRRALELRKEDASIALRHAVNGRLRTGAVDGGPAPIANAEQLTKDAIQLVSSNVPMGLAVRMTLKPLLLRPGVQRVVERPLAAIGRRVLLT